The Halobacterium sp. CBA1132 genome has a segment encoding these proteins:
- a CDS encoding CoA pyrophosphatase, whose protein sequence is MDLSRVAAHQPARVTDEERDAAVLVPVVERDDGPALVFTKRADHLGEHPGQMSFPGGGREPSDDDLRETAAREAYEEISLLPEELSDVGRLDDIATVTGYSVTPFVARVPDREFVPDEREVDEVVVLSIAALTDPDNYEVEKRIHPSYGEAIVHFFHVDGYTVWGATARILVQFLDLAVGWTPPDREPEVVEVEPDD, encoded by the coding sequence ATGGACCTGTCGCGGGTCGCCGCCCACCAGCCGGCACGGGTCACCGACGAGGAGCGCGACGCAGCGGTGCTCGTTCCCGTCGTCGAGCGCGACGACGGCCCGGCGCTGGTGTTCACGAAGCGCGCCGACCACCTCGGCGAACACCCCGGGCAGATGAGCTTCCCGGGCGGCGGCCGCGAGCCCAGCGACGACGACCTCCGGGAGACCGCGGCCCGCGAGGCGTACGAGGAGATCAGCCTCCTTCCCGAGGAGCTATCCGACGTCGGGCGACTCGACGACATCGCCACGGTGACGGGGTACTCCGTGACGCCGTTCGTCGCGCGCGTCCCGGACCGCGAGTTCGTCCCCGACGAGCGCGAAGTCGACGAGGTGGTGGTGCTGTCGATTGCGGCCCTCACCGACCCCGACAACTACGAGGTCGAGAAGCGCATCCACCCCTCGTACGGCGAGGCCATCGTCCACTTCTTCCACGTCGACGGCTACACCGTCTGGGGCGCGACCGCTCGCATCCTCGTGCAGTTCCTCGACCTCGCGGTCGGGTGGACGCCGCCCGACCGGGAGCCCGAAGTCGTCGAAGTCGAACCCGACGACTGA
- a CDS encoding FAD-dependent oxidoreductase, with product MSDSPSVAVLGGGIGGLTAAHELAERGFSVTVYEANDRVGGKARSVPVDDADHPLLGEHGFRFFPAYYRNVVDTMARTPDGAGGSVEDHLVPTSETLLAGTDGDAVRTSTEQPSTPREWLEALRPQVAGDDVSTRELAHFLSRLAVLLTSCRERREDEFERTSWWEFIDADEMSPAYRKHLARSTQSLVALRPEDGSARTVGSIYLQLLFGQLDPDAPAERVLDGPTSEVWLEPWAAHLRERGVTIETGARVDAIESDGERVTAAVVNGERVTADYYVAALPVDVMASLLTPDLTAAAPSLSGVSRVDTAWMNGVQFYLDRDIQLAAGHAVFADSPWALTAISQRQFWRDHDPSERTDGRVEGVLSVIASDWETPGILYDKPGHECTREQAVEEIWAQLQAHLGTDALPDDARVTHFLDPELEARPEGLHNGSPLVINTVDSLRHRPEAGTEAENLVLAADYVRVETDLATMEAANEAGRHAANAILSRSAGRYRPVETWGLDEPAVFDSLKRRDRLRYRLGLPHPGEAGHDAWRFARRLRA from the coding sequence ATGTCCGACTCGCCGTCAGTCGCGGTGCTCGGTGGCGGAATCGGCGGTCTCACCGCTGCGCACGAACTCGCCGAGCGCGGCTTCTCGGTCACCGTCTACGAGGCCAACGACCGCGTCGGCGGGAAGGCCCGCAGCGTCCCCGTCGACGACGCCGACCACCCGCTGCTCGGCGAACACGGCTTCCGCTTCTTCCCCGCGTACTACCGCAACGTCGTCGACACGATGGCGCGTACTCCCGACGGCGCCGGCGGCAGCGTCGAGGACCACCTCGTGCCGACCAGCGAGACGCTGCTCGCTGGCACGGACGGCGACGCCGTGCGAACGTCCACCGAGCAGCCGTCGACGCCCCGCGAGTGGCTCGAAGCGCTCCGGCCGCAGGTCGCCGGCGACGACGTGTCCACCCGGGAACTCGCGCACTTCCTCTCGCGGCTCGCCGTCCTGCTGACCTCGTGCCGAGAGCGCCGCGAGGACGAGTTCGAGCGCACGTCGTGGTGGGAGTTCATCGACGCCGACGAGATGTCCCCAGCGTACCGCAAACACCTCGCTCGGTCCACGCAGTCGCTGGTCGCGCTCCGGCCCGAGGACGGCAGCGCGCGCACTGTCGGCTCCATCTACCTCCAACTGCTGTTCGGGCAACTCGACCCCGACGCGCCCGCCGAGCGCGTGCTCGACGGCCCGACCAGCGAGGTGTGGCTGGAGCCGTGGGCGGCGCACCTCCGCGAACGCGGCGTCACAATCGAGACTGGCGCGCGCGTCGACGCAATCGAGAGTGACGGCGAGCGCGTCACGGCCGCCGTCGTGAACGGCGAGCGCGTGACCGCGGACTACTACGTCGCCGCTCTCCCCGTCGACGTGATGGCGTCGCTCCTGACTCCCGACTTGACGGCGGCAGCACCGTCGCTATCTGGTGTTTCTCGCGTCGACACCGCGTGGATGAACGGCGTCCAGTTCTACCTCGACCGCGACATCCAACTGGCGGCGGGCCACGCGGTGTTCGCGGACTCGCCGTGGGCGCTGACCGCCATCAGCCAGCGCCAGTTCTGGCGGGACCACGACCCCAGCGAGCGCACCGACGGCCGCGTCGAGGGCGTGCTCTCGGTCATCGCCTCCGACTGGGAGACGCCGGGCATTCTCTACGACAAGCCCGGCCACGAGTGCACGCGCGAGCAAGCAGTCGAAGAAATCTGGGCGCAACTGCAAGCCCACCTCGGCACGGACGCCCTCCCCGACGACGCCCGCGTCACGCACTTCCTCGACCCGGAACTGGAGGCCCGCCCCGAGGGATTGCACAACGGCTCGCCGCTCGTCATCAACACCGTCGACAGCCTCCGCCACCGCCCCGAAGCCGGCACGGAGGCCGAGAACCTCGTGCTCGCGGCCGACTACGTGCGCGTCGAGACGGACCTCGCGACGATGGAAGCCGCGAACGAAGCCGGGCGCCACGCGGCGAACGCGATTCTCAGCCGGTCCGCGGGGCGCTATCGCCCCGTGGAGACGTGGGGATTGGACGAGCCCGCGGTCTTCGACTCGCTGAAGCGACGCGACCGGCTCCGGTACCGACTCGGCCTCCCGCACCCCGGCGAAGCCGGCCACGACGCGTGGCGGTTCGCCCGTCGCCTCCGCGCGTGA